From a single Nostoc sp. MS1 genomic region:
- a CDS encoding SDR family oxidoreductase: MKTHKQLHVILGTGALGQSVMRELLTRNVQIRMVNRRGEAIVPESVEIVAADAYDPKSVEAVTQGATVVYQCTQPDYTQWPTLFPKLQDSIVKGVAASGAKLIVGDNLYMYGLVKGSMHEDLPNAATTRKGRTRAQMSEALLKAHHQGLIQVAIARGSDFYGPGVLNSVMGDRIFPAILAGTTAESVGDLDTLHTYTFIDDFGKALVILGEQEKALGQIWHIPNAETVTTRQFITLAFQQAGHPPKMNGMGKFMMRLGGLFIPGARETVEMMYEFDEPFVVNHNKYVQAFGNHATPLEAGIARTLAWYSEHLKQEV, from the coding sequence ATGAAGACTCATAAACAACTTCACGTTATTTTAGGGACAGGAGCGCTGGGACAGTCTGTGATGCGAGAATTGCTGACGCGCAATGTGCAAATTCGGATGGTTAACCGCAGAGGTGAGGCGATTGTGCCTGAGTCTGTTGAGATTGTGGCTGCCGATGCTTATGATCCAAAGAGTGTTGAAGCTGTGACGCAGGGAGCAACTGTCGTTTATCAATGTACTCAACCAGACTATACTCAGTGGCCTACATTGTTTCCAAAACTACAAGACAGCATTGTCAAAGGTGTAGCAGCTAGTGGAGCCAAGCTAATTGTCGGTGACAATCTCTATATGTATGGACTAGTCAAAGGTTCCATGCACGAAGACTTACCTAATGCTGCAACAACTCGGAAAGGACGCACTCGCGCCCAGATGTCAGAAGCGTTGCTCAAGGCACATCACCAGGGATTGATTCAAGTAGCGATCGCGCGAGGTTCTGACTTTTATGGGCCTGGGGTGTTGAATTCTGTCATGGGCGATCGCATCTTTCCAGCAATCTTGGCAGGCACAACTGCTGAGAGTGTTGGCGATCTAGATACACTGCACACCTATACCTTTATTGATGACTTTGGCAAAGCATTAGTGATTCTGGGCGAACAGGAAAAAGCATTAGGGCAAATTTGGCATATTCCCAATGCTGAAACGGTGACTACTCGACAATTTATCACGCTTGCATTCCAACAAGCCGGACATCCACCCAAGATGAATGGAATGGGAAAATTCATGATGCGCTTAGGTGGATTATTTATTCCCGGAGCCAGAGAAACTGTTGAAATGATGTACGAATTTGATGAACCCTTTGTCGTCAATCACAACAAGTATGTGCAAGCTTTTGGCAATCATGCGACACCTCTAGAAGCTGGAATTGCCAGGACATTAGCTTGGTATTCTGAGCATCTCAAGCAAGAAGTGTGA
- a CDS encoding replication restart DNA helicase PriA: MQITQKIYCPNCGSNAERYYLSESELTRTQCRSCDYLMINCTRTGRVIEAYAPGIHAHR; encoded by the coding sequence ATGCAAATAACACAAAAAATTTACTGCCCTAATTGTGGTAGTAATGCTGAACGTTATTATCTATCTGAAAGTGAATTAACAAGGACACAATGCCGTAGTTGTGATTACTTAATGATCAATTGCACCCGCACAGGCAGAGTCATTGAAGCTTACGCGCCTGGTATTCATGCACATCGTTAA
- the tilS gene encoding tRNA lysidine(34) synthetase TilS, with the protein MVWTNLHAKIHRTIRSRLLFERGQRLLVAVSGGQDSLCLMKLLLDLQPKWEWELGIAHCDHCWRDDSQANAHHVEKLAQSWGVSFYLEIASKPVNTEATARDWRYQALSAIAQAHNYQYIVTGHTASDRAETLLYNLMRGTGADGLQALTWQRPLTQNILLVRPLLEITRKQTEQFCQDFQLPIWEDSTNQDLKYARNRIRQELIPYLQANFNPQVELAIAQTAELLQAEVEYLEQQAQQLKEEAKEWGVGSGEWGVGGDIKSKISPSFPSSPVRLNRRVLQKAPLALQRRVMRQVLQEILPDAPNFEHIEKLTALITAPNLSQTDPFPGGAIAQVQGDWLTLTALKAQ; encoded by the coding sequence ATGGTATGGACTAACCTTCATGCAAAAATACATCGTACTATCCGATCGCGGCTGTTATTTGAGCGTGGGCAACGGTTGTTAGTAGCGGTTTCTGGTGGGCAAGATTCTCTGTGTTTGATGAAATTATTGTTAGATTTACAACCGAAGTGGGAGTGGGAATTAGGTATTGCCCATTGTGATCATTGCTGGCGTGATGATTCCCAAGCTAATGCTCATCATGTCGAAAAATTAGCCCAAAGTTGGGGTGTATCTTTTTATTTAGAAATAGCAAGTAAGCCTGTAAATACTGAAGCTACAGCCCGTGATTGGCGCTATCAAGCCTTAAGTGCGATCGCTCAAGCCCACAATTACCAATATATAGTTACAGGACACACAGCTAGCGATCGCGCCGAAACTCTTTTATATAACTTAATGCGTGGTACTGGTGCTGATGGCTTACAAGCTTTGACTTGGCAACGTCCACTCACTCAAAATATTTTGTTAGTGCGTCCATTATTAGAGATTACCCGTAAACAAACAGAGCAATTCTGCCAAGATTTTCAACTACCAATCTGGGAAGACTCTACCAACCAAGACTTAAAATACGCCCGTAATCGCATTCGTCAAGAATTAATCCCTTACTTACAAGCAAATTTTAACCCCCAAGTGGAGTTAGCCATAGCTCAAACTGCCGAATTATTGCAAGCTGAGGTTGAGTATTTAGAACAACAAGCGCAGCAGTTGAAGGAAGAAGCTAAGGAGTGGGGAGTGGGGAGTGGGGAGTGGGGAGTGGGGGGAGATATAAAAAGTAAAATATCTCCCTCATTCCCCTCATCTCCAGTTCGTCTCAACCGTCGGGTATTGCAAAAAGCGCCATTGGCATTGCAACGGCGCGTGATGCGGCAAGTATTACAAGAAATACTGCCTGATGCTCCTAATTTTGAGCATATCGAGAAATTAACAGCATTAATTACCGCACCCAACCTTTCACAAACTGATCCGTTTCCTGGTGGTGCGATCGCTCAAGTCCAAGGCGACTGGTTGACACTTACTGCCTTAAAAGCGCAGTGA
- a CDS encoding MerR family transcriptional regulator produces MFKIGDFSRLGQVSVRMLRHYDDLGLLKPSHVDQWTDYRYYTIEQLPRLNRILALKDLGLSLEKIAELLQHDLPLEPLQDLLRSKQTELHQQMQEAQARLDRLSARLYQLELEGQTSVYDVIVKSVPACHIASARHIVPVASDMPKCRGILIEQLYRWLSQHKITPVGCEIVLYHISEYAEADIDMEFAIAIPEPTKPIADTGQTSIIVRQLAAAQVASVFHDGMVRDVTQAIAALFSWIGTNGYISSGAIREIHLFGPETKRVKDQTVVLELQIPIVARQRASFDPLQPVDKMR; encoded by the coding sequence ATGTTTAAGATTGGAGACTTTTCTAGATTAGGGCAAGTGTCTGTGCGAATGCTCAGACATTATGATGACTTAGGTTTGCTTAAACCGTCTCATGTGGATCAATGGACGGATTATCGCTACTATACCATCGAGCAACTGCCGCGACTGAATCGGATTCTAGCGCTCAAAGACTTGGGACTATCTTTAGAGAAGATTGCTGAATTACTTCAGCACGATCTGCCATTAGAGCCACTACAGGACTTATTGCGATCAAAACAAACAGAGTTACATCAACAGATGCAAGAGGCTCAAGCGCGGCTAGATCGTCTGTCGGCTCGGCTATATCAACTGGAACTTGAGGGACAGACCTCGGTCTACGATGTCATCGTGAAATCTGTTCCAGCTTGTCACATTGCCTCTGCCCGTCACATTGTTCCAGTTGCCAGTGATATGCCCAAATGTCGAGGAATATTGATTGAACAACTCTATAGATGGCTGTCTCAACACAAGATTACGCCCGTTGGCTGTGAGATTGTGCTGTATCACATTTCAGAGTATGCCGAGGCGGATATTGATATGGAGTTTGCGATCGCTATTCCAGAACCCACTAAACCCATTGCCGATACGGGACAAACTTCAATCATCGTCAGGCAACTGGCTGCGGCTCAGGTTGCCAGCGTTTTTCATGACGGTATGGTTAGGGATGTCACCCAGGCGATCGCTGCCCTATTTAGCTGGATTGGCACGAATGGATACATCAGTAGCGGAGCAATTCGAGAAATTCATTTGTTTGGGCCAGAGACGAAAAGGGTGAAGGATCAAACCGTAGTGCTAGAACTGCAAATCCCGATCGTCGCCAGACAACGTGCAAGCTTCGATCCGCTTCAGCCTGTTGACAAAATGCGCTGA
- the uvrC gene encoding excinuclease ABC subunit UvrC, giving the protein MTTSAQILSLVKDPERLEARLKEIPPEPGVYFMRDGSDRIIYIGKSRKLRSRVRSYFRDGYNKTERIATMVKQVTEIEFIVTDTEAEALALEANLIKQHQPYFNVLLKDDKKYPYVCITWSEDYPRIFITRKRQLGKEKDKYYGPYTDSGLLREILRISKRIFALKQRPQPLFKDRPCLNYDLGRCPGVCQQLISPEEYRKTVQKVAMVFQGRTQELIDILSEQMNKAAEALNFEVAARIRDQIGGLKSLTAEQKVSLPDDTVSRDAIALAADEQHACIQLFQIRAGQLVGRLAFVADSHAEPGAILQRVLEEHYQTAESVEIPAEILVQHDLPDTEILADVLTQRKGRKITIFTPQRQVKAELIEMVERNAQYELQRMQKMGDRNHQATQDLADILDLPDLPHRIEGYDISHIQGSNAVASQVVFIDGLPAKQNYRHYKIKNPTVTIGHSDDFASLAEVIQRRFRKYAEDPKLQRVGNPDWPDLVMIDGGKGQLSSVVAVLQEMNLLEDLRVISLAKRREEIFLPGESQPLETDAEQPGVQLLRRLRDEAHRFAVSFHRQQRSDKLKRSRLDEIPGLGHHRQKQLLAHFRSVDYIRQATPSQIAEVSGIGPRLAQAIYDYFHP; this is encoded by the coding sequence GTGACAACATCTGCTCAAATACTATCACTGGTTAAAGATCCAGAGCGCTTGGAAGCTCGTCTTAAAGAGATTCCGCCGGAACCAGGCGTTTATTTCATGCGGGACGGAAGCGATCGCATCATTTATATTGGGAAATCACGCAAGTTGCGATCGCGGGTACGTTCCTATTTCCGCGACGGTTACAACAAAACGGAACGCATAGCCACAATGGTGAAGCAGGTAACGGAGATTGAGTTCATCGTCACCGATACCGAAGCTGAAGCCTTGGCGCTGGAAGCTAACCTGATTAAGCAGCACCAGCCATACTTTAACGTATTACTCAAAGATGATAAAAAATATCCTTACGTCTGTATTACATGGTCAGAAGACTATCCTCGCATTTTCATTACTCGTAAACGACAACTAGGCAAAGAAAAAGATAAATATTACGGGCCTTATACGGATTCAGGCTTGTTAAGAGAAATTTTACGTATATCTAAGCGGATATTTGCTCTTAAACAACGCCCACAACCACTATTTAAAGACCGTCCTTGCTTAAATTATGATTTAGGTCGGTGTCCTGGTGTGTGTCAACAATTGATTTCACCGGAAGAATACCGCAAAACTGTCCAGAAAGTAGCGATGGTGTTTCAAGGACGGACTCAGGAATTGATTGATATCCTGAGTGAACAGATGAACAAAGCTGCGGAAGCGTTGAACTTTGAAGTGGCGGCGCGGATTCGTGATCAAATAGGTGGGTTAAAATCCCTAACGGCGGAACAGAAGGTTTCCTTACCAGATGATACTGTTTCACGGGATGCGATCGCCTTAGCCGCAGATGAACAACACGCCTGCATCCAATTATTTCAGATTCGCGCTGGGCAATTGGTAGGACGTTTGGCTTTCGTTGCTGATTCTCATGCTGAACCTGGAGCGATTTTACAACGGGTACTAGAAGAACATTATCAAACGGCGGAATCTGTAGAAATCCCCGCAGAAATTCTAGTCCAGCATGATTTACCTGATACGGAAATATTAGCCGATGTCTTAACCCAGCGTAAGGGTCGAAAAATTACTATCTTTACCCCCCAGCGCCAAGTTAAGGCAGAATTAATTGAGATGGTAGAGCGTAATGCTCAATATGAACTGCAAAGAATGCAGAAAATGGGCGATCGCAATCATCAAGCCACCCAAGATTTAGCTGATATTCTCGATTTACCTGACTTACCCCATCGCATCGAAGGCTACGATATCTCCCACATCCAAGGTTCTAATGCGGTAGCTTCTCAAGTCGTGTTCATCGATGGATTACCAGCCAAGCAAAATTATCGTCACTACAAAATTAAAAATCCTACTGTTACCATAGGACACTCAGACGATTTTGCCAGCTTGGCGGAAGTTATCCAACGGCGCTTTCGCAAGTATGCAGAAGATCCAAAATTACAACGGGTGGGTAATCCTGACTGGCCTGATTTAGTGATGATTGATGGTGGTAAAGGTCAGTTATCATCGGTGGTAGCTGTTTTGCAAGAGATGAACCTGCTAGAAGATTTACGGGTGATCAGTTTAGCCAAGCGGCGCGAAGAAATTTTCTTACCAGGTGAATCCCAACCTTTAGAAACCGATGCAGAACAACCAGGGGTACAATTGTTGCGACGACTGCGGGATGAAGCACACCGATTTGCTGTGAGTTTCCATCGTCAGCAGCGTAGTGATAAATTGAAGCGATCGCGCTTAGATGAAATTCCCGGTTTAGGACACCATCGTCAAAAGCAACTTCTCGCTCACTTTCGCTCAGTTGACTATATTCGTCAAGCCACACCTTCACAAATAGCAGAAGTTTCCGGTATCGGCCCACGTCTAGCTCAAGCTATTTACGATTACTTCCATCCCTAA
- a CDS encoding KGK domain-containing protein yields MGDGFERLNHDEVVSIEPDTFNKLDVAKTFKVRDLITAIKEYIGADGTPEANLYTQGINCEVLKFTAQGWKKGKVRLALEFSPDEPESPLEEISEKLTQFDIL; encoded by the coding sequence ATGGGAGATGGATTTGAGAGACTAAACCATGATGAAGTTGTATCTATAGAACCGGATACATTTAATAAATTAGATGTTGCTAAAACTTTTAAAGTTCGTGATTTGATTACAGCAATTAAAGAATATATTGGTGCAGATGGCACACCTGAAGCAAATTTATATACTCAAGGTATAAATTGTGAAGTGTTAAAATTTACGGCTCAAGGATGGAAAAAAGGAAAAGTGAGACTGGCTTTAGAATTTTCTCCTGATGAACCCGAATCACCATTAGAAGAAATTAGCGAAAAATTAACACAGTTCGACATTCTGTGA
- a CDS encoding DUF4386 domain-containing protein: MGSAINWPKSLGDPADAMLPLLAQNESAVRTGYLFYLTYSILFFVVALLIVRVLSQGESTSNGLRIAAGFGLASMIARCLGIIRWLVAMPALATLYTSPTLSTSTREAIAVVYRVLNDYAGSVGEVLGVSLFTTLWLAIVSGKILKTRTLPRWLGFFGLVSATLLAMQLAELFGVDLGAFIAISVSVLQLWFLMMGIAILRNRN; the protein is encoded by the coding sequence TTGGGATCTGCGATTAACTGGCCCAAAAGTTTGGGCGATCCAGCCGATGCAATGCTGCCGCTTTTAGCCCAAAACGAGTCAGCAGTAAGGACTGGCTACCTATTCTATCTGACTTACTCGATTCTCTTTTTTGTGGTGGCGCTCCTGATTGTGCGGGTTTTAAGTCAGGGAGAATCGACTTCCAATGGGCTGCGAATTGCGGCAGGGTTTGGTCTAGCGTCCATGATCGCGCGGTGTCTAGGTATCATTCGTTGGCTTGTAGCCATGCCGGCATTAGCAACTTTGTATACAAGTCCAACTTTATCGACTTCTACCCGCGAGGCGATCGCTGTCGTTTATCGGGTACTCAATGACTATGCTGGGTCTGTGGGCGAAGTCCTTGGTGTTAGCTTATTTACGACACTTTGGCTGGCGATAGTGTCTGGGAAAATTCTGAAAACCAGAACATTGCCTCGATGGCTTGGTTTCTTTGGACTGGTATCGGCAACTCTATTAGCAATGCAATTAGCGGAGTTATTTGGAGTCGATCTTGGCGCATTTATTGCGATCTCCGTGAGCGTTTTACAACTTTGGTTTTTGATGATGGGCATTGCGATCTTACGAAACCGGAACTAA
- a CDS encoding DUF2231 domain-containing protein, translating to MLDFLTSLNDHNLPYPDTIHPIVVHFVIAMVVFAFACDVIGYFTGKTRLFEVSWWNMFVATIAIFIAIIFGQFEAGLAKPYEVAKSVLNLHTLLGWSLSGIIATLTAWRYVLRLRNPQKIPFYYLGAGLLLTIIVGLQVYLGDELVWVYGLHTVPVVEAVKEGILP from the coding sequence ATGCTTGATTTTCTTACATCTTTGAACGACCATAATTTACCATATCCAGATACGATACATCCCATTGTTGTTCACTTCGTAATTGCGATGGTGGTGTTTGCTTTTGCTTGTGATGTTATTGGTTATTTCACTGGTAAAACTCGCTTATTTGAGGTGAGTTGGTGGAATATGTTTGTGGCAACGATCGCCATTTTTATTGCCATTATCTTTGGTCAATTTGAAGCTGGCTTGGCGAAACCTTACGAAGTAGCTAAATCAGTCTTGAATCTGCATACCTTACTTGGCTGGTCACTGTCGGGAATTATCGCTACCCTCACAGCTTGGCGCTATGTTCTGCGTCTACGCAACCCCCAAAAAATTCCCTTTTATTATTTGGGTGCTGGGTTGTTATTAACCATAATTGTTGGCTTGCAAGTATATCTCGGTGATGAACTGGTGTGGGTATATGGACTGCACACCGTACCAGTTGTTGAAGCGGT
- a CDS encoding response regulator, whose amino-acid sequence MTVHLLKEHQQCHVPSLKRILIVEDNDINRMLLSDYLSYSGYNVQSLATGSFFFIKIQQFKPDLILLDLKLPDIDGYSLLQQIKQQQDFTKIPVIVVSGFAFKSDQERAVDLGACGYFVKPVNLNKLLGKISEELVIRNM is encoded by the coding sequence ATGACAGTACATCTACTGAAAGAACACCAGCAATGTCATGTTCCCTCTCTAAAACGCATTTTAATTGTTGAAGATAATGATATCAATAGGATGTTATTGAGTGATTATTTAAGCTACAGTGGTTACAATGTTCAAAGTTTAGCAACTGGTTCATTTTTTTTTATAAAAATACAACAGTTTAAACCAGATTTAATATTATTAGATTTAAAATTGCCAGATATTGATGGATACTCTCTACTACAGCAAATCAAGCAACAGCAAGATTTTACCAAAATACCAGTAATTGTTGTCTCAGGCTTTGCTTTTAAATCTGACCAAGAAAGAGCTGTTGATTTAGGCGCTTGTGGTTATTTTGTAAAACCTGTGAATCTAAATAAATTACTTGGAAAGATTTCGGAAGAATTAGTTATTAGAAATATGTAA
- the ccsB gene encoding c-type cytochrome biogenesis protein CcsB — translation MNLVLLQNWLDNASFAVLFLTMLLYWIGAAFPGLPAINALGTAGMVIANLSIATLLGARWIEAGYFPLSNLYESLFFLVWGITTVHLIAENSSRSRLVGVFTSPVAMGIVAFATLTLPSEMQIAEPLVPALKSNWLMMHVSVMMLSYAALMVGSLLAIAFLVVTRGNNIQLQGSSVGNGGYRTNGYRLLKAGELVTQPTTSPVESNGFARIESQNNGNGNTAVLNLATTSQASTLTSTETLSPQRLSLAETLDNISYRIIGLGFPLLTIGIIAGAVWANEAWGSYWSWDPKETWALITWLVFAAYLHARITRGWQGRRPAILAASGFVVVWICYLGVNLLGKGLHSYGWFF, via the coding sequence ATGAATCTGGTTTTACTCCAGAATTGGTTGGATAATGCTTCCTTTGCCGTCTTGTTCCTGACGATGCTGCTTTATTGGATAGGAGCGGCGTTTCCTGGTTTGCCAGCAATTAATGCGTTGGGAACAGCTGGAATGGTGATCGCAAATTTGTCCATTGCTACTCTACTGGGCGCACGTTGGATAGAAGCTGGCTATTTTCCTTTGAGTAATTTGTATGAATCTCTATTCTTCCTGGTTTGGGGAATTACCACAGTTCATCTCATCGCCGAAAATTCTAGCCGCAGTCGCTTAGTAGGTGTATTTACTTCTCCTGTGGCTATGGGAATTGTTGCCTTTGCTACCTTGACTTTGCCATCTGAGATGCAGATAGCAGAACCTCTAGTGCCTGCGCTGAAGTCTAACTGGCTGATGATGCACGTTAGCGTCATGATGTTGAGTTATGCAGCTTTGATGGTGGGTTCATTGCTGGCGATCGCATTTCTGGTTGTTACCCGTGGGAATAACATACAATTACAAGGCAGTTCTGTAGGTAATGGTGGCTATCGCACTAACGGCTACCGCTTGCTAAAAGCTGGAGAATTAGTTACTCAACCAACAACATCACCAGTAGAAAGTAATGGTTTTGCTCGTATAGAAAGCCAAAACAACGGCAACGGTAACACAGCCGTATTAAACTTAGCCACTACATCCCAAGCCTCAACCTTAACATCCACCGAAACCCTTTCACCCCAACGCCTCAGCCTTGCCGAAACCCTAGACAATATCAGCTATCGCATCATTGGTTTAGGGTTTCCTCTGCTGACAATTGGCATTATTGCTGGCGCAGTTTGGGCAAACGAAGCGTGGGGTTCTTACTGGAGCTGGGACCCTAAAGAAACCTGGGCTTTGATTACTTGGTTAGTATTTGCTGCTTACCTCCACGCCAGAATCACTCGTGGTTGGCAAGGTCGTCGTCCAGCAATTTTAGCCGCTAGTGGCTTCGTTGTAGTCTGGATTTGTTACTTAGGAGTCAATCTGTTGGGTAAAGGTTTACATTCCTACGGGTGGTTTTTTTAA
- a CDS encoding NF038130 family PEP-CTERM protein, translating to MKKICQRVVLGASIAAGMSAIATIPAQAASLTDVTIGGSAADDYIVYGVQGNNTVRITSNLTNVQQVLDGNVQNPTGNVELRATSEQSNFNFSQNTTLSGTINGEILTLSSLTAFDWFGTGTSINTTYGANTLATRWFNDFLVNAGKGSLVGTSSATSAFNLFAQLRGFQRTSDPNISYVNQDDTTGFITIGLAGHFDLKAYYSRPDSGFAIFASLLPNGFQASEVVKYTYNGVTDYLYGFKATNSGLTASVGTDTLSHSGNYEVGFQGIAPTPTPTPTPTPTPTPTPTPTPTPTPTPTPTPTPTPTPTPTPTPEPTPTPTPTPTPTPEPTPTPTPTPTPTPTPTPTPTPESTPTPTPTPTPESTPTPTPEPTPTPTPTPTPEPTPTPTPTPTPTPEPTPTPTPTPTPTPTPTSEPIPPAPIPPVQSTPQPPVKSTPEPSVVLGLTGVVGFLVTKRKFKKISR from the coding sequence ATGAAAAAGATTTGTCAGAGAGTTGTGCTTGGTGCTTCAATAGCTGCTGGTATGAGTGCGATCGCCACTATTCCAGCACAAGCAGCTAGCCTCACCGATGTGACAATTGGTGGTTCAGCAGCCGATGATTATATAGTTTATGGTGTTCAGGGTAATAATACAGTACGTATTACCAGCAACTTGACAAACGTACAGCAAGTTTTAGATGGCAATGTTCAAAACCCTACTGGTAACGTAGAGTTACGCGCCACCAGCGAACAATCTAATTTTAATTTTTCCCAAAACACCACCTTATCAGGAACAATTAACGGTGAAATCTTAACTCTCAGTAGTCTGACAGCATTTGATTGGTTTGGCACAGGGACATCAATAAACACTACCTATGGGGCTAACACTTTAGCAACAAGGTGGTTTAATGATTTTTTAGTTAATGCGGGTAAAGGTAGCTTAGTAGGAACTTCTTCAGCTACTAGTGCCTTCAATTTATTTGCACAGCTTAGGGGTTTTCAGCGTACTAGCGACCCTAATATCTCTTACGTTAACCAAGATGATACAACTGGCTTCATCACAATTGGGTTAGCAGGTCACTTCGATTTAAAAGCTTACTACAGTAGACCCGATTCAGGATTCGCTATATTTGCCAGCCTGTTACCTAATGGATTCCAAGCAAGTGAAGTTGTTAAGTACACCTATAATGGAGTTACTGACTATCTGTATGGTTTTAAAGCTACAAACAGTGGATTAACTGCCTCGGTTGGAACAGATACTCTATCTCACAGTGGTAACTATGAAGTGGGATTCCAAGGTATAGCTCCAACCCCAACACCAACACCAACCCCAACCCCAACGCCAACCCCAACCCCAACCCCAACCCCAACACCAACCCCAACCCCAACCCCAACCCCAACACCAACCCCAACCCCAACACCAACCCCAACGCCTGAACCAACACCAACCCCAACACCAACCCCAACACCAACGCCTGAACCTACTCCAACACCAACCCCAACACCAACGCCAACACCAACGCCAACCCCAACACCAACGCCTGAATCTACTCCAACACCAACGCCAACACCAACGCCTGAATCTACTCCAACACCAACGCCTGAACCTACTCCAACGCCAACCCCAACACCAACGCCTGAACCTACTCCAACGCCAACCCCAACCCCAACACCAACGCCTGAACCTACTCCAACGCCAACACCAACACCAACACCTACCCCAACCCCAACATCTGAACCAATTCCACCCGCACCAATTCCACCAGTACAGTCAACTCCTCAACCCCCTGTAAAATCAACTCCTGAACCTTCTGTTGTTCTTGGCCTTACAGGTGTTGTCGGTTTCCTTGTTACAAAACGCAAGTTTAAAAAAATCTCTCGTTAA